The nucleotide window GATCTTCTCCCCTACAACTATCTAATGTAGCTTCCCACTCCTCTCTACTTCTACCAAATAGATGAGAGCCTAAAACTGTCAAAGCTAATGGAAGGCCTCTGGCATAGCTTACTGCACGGCTTGCAAGTTCCAGATAATCGCTTGGAGGTCCATTTCTTTTGAATGCATGCAAGCTAAACAACTTCAAAGCATGACAATCATCTAACATCTTGACCTCATATACTTCATTAACTGCATGAGCAATTAGCCAACGtttatctcttgttgttatgaGAATTCTACTGCCCGACCTAAACAATCAAGGGATGGAACTAACTTCTTTAATTGGCTAGAATCACTCACGTCATCGAGGATTACGAGACCTTTTTACGTCGCATCATTGTCTTTATCAAACCGACCCCTTCATCAACACTGTTCACCTtcaaatttttccctaaaatattaAACAAAAATGTCTCTTGCAGTTGGGTTATGCTTTTTGCTCTAACATCCGCCAAGAAACAGCTACCTTCAAACTTACGGCGAATTGAATTAAACACAGCTTTTGCAATTGTGGTCTTTCCTATTCCACCGGGCCCCCATATGCCAACCATGTTATTCTCCTCGGCATCTAAAAGTTTGTTGACCTCTTCTCTACAAGACTCTAAGCCAATTGGATGATCAGTAACGTGCAGCTCACATGAAGAGTTTATTACTTCGGCGAACAAATCCTCAACAATTCCATTGATAAATTCAGTCTCGTACCTATGAATTTAAAAGCATATTTAGGAAATCGAATAAAGTAGAAGATTAATTACGGATtttcaaatataaataaaaaataggcTAACTAATCAACTAGCTAGTGGTGTTGGGTTAAAAACATACCGGCCCTCCTCGAAAGTCCATCCAGACAAATTTGCTGCTTTCTCAAGAGCCTTCCTCCATTTGCCGATGCCATCCTCGTATTTGCATTCATCAATTTCAGCAAATGCGTCACCGAAATCACCTGTTTGGTGCCGTACATCTGAGGGAGCCACCTTATAGAAAACAGCTCTAAACTCCTGGCCTTTTTCTCTGCATTCAAGTATCTTGGCCAGTTCATCTAAGCACCACCTTGAGGAAGCATAATTTTGAGAGAAGACGATGATTGAAATTCTGGACTCCTCAATTGCATTGAGGAGCTCTTGTGATATGTCTTCTCCTCTGGTCAGCTTATCATCTCTGAAGGTCTCAATTCCCCTCTCACACAAAGCCTTGTACAAATGATCTGTAAAATTATAGCGCGTATCCTTGCCTCGAAAACTCAGGAAGACGTCGTATGTGTAATGACTTTGGTGATCAGTAGAAGAACGTGGGAGAGAAGAGGATGAAGAACTGGCTTCTGCATTAATCGGAGAAGCCATATTTTGCTTTGATTTGCTTTTGCCCGATCTGTTGAATGTTGCCTTCCTGGAGTGCTTTTGTATTGTAGATCTGAGATCTCAACCCTCTAAGTAGATAGTTTCTTGGTGCCTGCTGCAATGTGAATGGTGAATGTGAGGTTGGAAATGACTGAATCAGAGCCTCGGTGAGCCCTGTTCTTTCTTTGCAATTTCACTTTTACTGTACACTCACGAGGCGCACTTGCCAAGGAGTTTCACCTTTCACCTTTTCTTTTTAGACTTCGACGAAAATTTCGTGGAACTCAACTCTCAACTCTCAACTCTCAAGTAGATAGTTTCTTGGTGCCTGCTGCAATGTGAATGGTGAATGTGAGGTTGAAAATGATTAAATCAAAACCTCTATGAACCTTGTTCTAggcctgggcacgggccgggactGCGTGTCAATTAGCTAGGCCCGGGACCAAGCCCATTTATTTCGGGCCGGGCTCAAATAAAGATTTTCAGTTATAGGGACCGTAAAGGACCGGACCAAATAGGCCAGGGCCGGTCCTGCCGGGTTTTCGGGCCCAAACGAAGAGAATAACATCCATTCATAGCTTCTTCAAAGTTACAAAGTACGAACAAATGAAGtttcaatttgaagaaaaatgaagGTAAACAAAGTACAAACAAATGAAGTTACAAAGTACAAACAAATGAAGAATTGAAGTTTCAAACATATCAAAGTTACAGACCAAATAAAATTCCAAACCAAATAGTCAAAAAATAGTACGGACCTAGTAAACTAGCAGTTTCAAACCACAATAATTTGCTTCCAAGCCTCCTGCTACTGCCATCAAATGGTGTCCAGCAAACCATGTCATCCTACAACCATTTCACATTATGCAGATCACATTATTAGTTTACAACACACATCACATTAAAAGCTTACAATAGAAGAAGTTTTTGGCAGAAAAACTAGCTAGCTGATCACATTAAAAGTTCCATTTCAATACAACAGATCACAATAATCTTAGGTCGATCTCCGTACCACCAAGATCAGCTATTGATACTGGAACCTGTTCCATGgtaaaataaaaatgtatgTAAAATGAAGGCAGCTTCCATACTATAGTTTGAAAAAGATGCGTGCATGTAACTGCAGCTGCTTCGGGTTCCATTGCTACTTCGGGCATTATCAAAATCGATTCTAGAATCCTTGTACCTAGAAACAAATTGGAATCAGATAACCCCAAATGGCCAAATCAATTACGACCCAGATCAGAAGCTACctagtttgagagagagagagacttactGAGACTTTCGGGGAGGTACCACCATACTAGAGAATTGTCGATTGACACGGATTTGATTGTTGCTGAATGGATTGTTGCTGGGTTATCGAAGGAAGGCAGAATGGATTGTTGCTGGGTTTATGAAAATTAGATTTCTCAATAGATTTCGAAATCTGGAAAGCTAGAAGGAGTAGAAATCGATTGACTGATGAGGGATTCGACTGGGATCGATTGATTGCGACTGGGTTCGAGGCTTCGATTGGGATCGACTGGGTTCGACTGATTGCGACTGGGTTCGAGGCTTCGATTGGGTTCGAGACTTCGAAGCTTCGACTGGGATCGACTGATTGCAACTGGGTTCGAGACTTCGAAGCTTCGACTGGGTTCGACTGATTACGACTAGGTTCGAGGCTTCGACTGGGTTCGAGACTTCGAGGCTTCGACTGGGTTCGAGACTTTGAGGCTTCGACTGGGATCGACTGGGTTCGACTGATTGCGATTGGGTTCGACTAGATTCGACTGGGTTCGAAGAACTGAGGTCAAGCCGACAAGACTCGTGTTTGGGAAAGGGTCGAGGTCTCAAGGATGGCTGCGAAAGTTTGCGTCTGAATGTTGACTGAAGTCACCACAAAGACAGGCTTTAAAGGGTTATATTAATCAGGCTTATCTTCAGGCTTTGGGGATTATGGACACCAGGGCCCGGGACTGGCCCATTTATACATAAATGGTCcgggcttttttttttgtgtgtttttttttcttcaaagccCGGCCCGGACCTGACGGTCCGGATCGATTCGGtccgggttttcgggctttggggctaaaatgcccagccctaccTTGTTCCTTCTTTGCAGTTTCTCTTTTACTGTACACCCACGAGGCGCACTTGCCAAGGAGTTTGTCCTTCCACTTTTTCTTTTGAGACTTGGACGAAAATTTCGTGGAAGactctttgtttctttttcttttttcagaggCGATGACTTTAACGACTTGAAAGTCATTAGTTCAATGCTTGCTGGAACAAGGAAATTATCTAGTCTACTGTGTGCACTTTGTTTGGGTTCCATGTATTTTCTATGGAAGAGATCGCATTTAATCTCAAGGACACTACGGAATGCTAGTAAAATGTAACTTCAAAAGGTAACAAAAACACTGTTATTCAATGTGAAACGACCTCTCCAGTCACCATACAGCAGCAGCACCATGGTGATAGTAATTTGCTACTTCCTTGGAGTTACAAATTAAACAAGGAAATGACACATGCGTTATTCTTAGCATCagattacaaatatttacatctcATTTTCAGAACTACACTAAGCGATGTTAACCGCAAAAGACTTGTTAGAAAGAGCCTTAGATATTGCCCTTATGGTATTTGGAGTTATTCTGCAGCAGCCTCCAAACAGAGAAGCCCCTGCCTCACGCCACTTCTCTATGACTATTTCTGCAAACTCTTCATCAACCCGCACACTCGATGGCTGCAATGGAAAGCACATGCAGTCAAGGCTTTTTCATAAACATGCTAATTCAACATTTTCATCATCCATGGAACAGTATTATATACAATTCAAGGAAGATTGGTTTCGTATTTTTAccaacaaatggtagaagattCACCATTTGGTAATATAACAttatatccaaaaaaaagaacattACTTTGTGAATTATAATGATCTAAATCCAGAGGCTATGGCTGAAAGAGTAGGGCAACAAGCACTGTGTATTCATATAGGAGGACACTTACAATCCATTGCTTGCTCTGACCATCATAGGTCTCACCACTGTTGGGGTATATCACTATTGGTTTGCTTGTTACCTGCAAATTTGATAGGCAAGGGAATATCAATTATACGAAAATGTTAAGGGGCTAAGTTACATATGCTAATTTATTCCAATTAACCAAAGATCGAACCTTCCGAATAGATGAAATCAACCCCTGGATAAATCTAGGTGGTGTGCAGTTGATTCCAACAGCAACAACTTGCTTGCATGCATTAGCAATAGAGGCACACTCAAAGATGGAATCACCACTCACCACATTGATTCCATCTTTAGAAGCAAAAGTAAACCATGCTGGAATATCTATTGCTTCTTCCTCAAGAAGTTCAGCATATGCCTGCAGCATCACATTTAAGCAAGGTATTTAGCCAGAGCCAGAGTGGAAGCCAGAGTGGAATTTGTTGGCACAATTAATCTAAAGAAGATGACTGAAACACCCTCATCCTAGAATTTCTGACACTATTTTGTATAGTCCTAACACTTTCTGATGCACATGGCATGTGAATCATATCTGTCATATATGCTAGGAAGATTCTGCCTAAGGCAATGAACTTCATTCCATTTGCTTAATCCATGTCCATTATAGTGCATAAAGGCCTTACACATTAAGGCGAATAAAGCATATTACCTTGGCCTCTAGCTTATTCGGTGTCGTCACAAATGCAATTAGATCAGCACCAGAGTTGGCCAGAATCTGAACCCTTTCCCTGTGGAAATCTTTCAACGTTTCTAGAGTCACTGCATCGCCATAGTTGCCACTACAAAGGAAATAACCCACAAAGAATCAGAACCCGAGTATCAATGATGCTCGTATAAAGTTATAAACAATGTACAAGAAATTAATATGCAGAGATGTCACCATTTTCTTGTTCCATTTCCAAATCATATACAATAAACATACACATGTCATATGTTGAGTTAACTCACCTATACTCGGAACCATCAGCCAAATAGGCTTCATAGCTTCCCACAGATGCTGCAACTAGAACTGGATGTCTTGAAGGCTTTCCTGTGTCCACAAAAGCCCAAGAACCTTTGGTGCATTTGTCATAGTAAATTTCTCGTGCCTCGATTGCAATTTCTACACTTTTCCTGACCAGAGGTTTGGCCTCTTCTTTAGAGAAACCTTTGGCCCCAAAACCCTGAATTGTGGCCTATATCAGACAGAACAACAAGGTTAACAGTTTAACATCCTCAAGAAAACTGATAGTAAATCACcaaatcataaacaaaaaaGGGTGTAATGAACCATGAACAAAATTAATTACCTGATAAGATGCGGTTATTATGATGTTTGCTCCAGCATCAAGGTAGTCTAAATGTACctatatcaaaatcaaaaataaaataaaaattgtctCATTCATGCTCTGCTATTGGGCCCAACCATTTCTTCAGCAGATTTGGACACTCAGAAGGCCCATTTGCCGCTGCACAACCCTACTATTTTCTAGTTCATTGTTGCATGAAAAAGACAGGTGTCAATGAAAATCCCTGTAACTTCCAGTTTAGCATTTTTGTCCATATTATACCCCAAGAAAATGCAATGAATTCACCCCATAAATCGCCTTGTTTTCATTCATACATATTCAAAGTTAAAGCTTTTTTTTTGACCATTTTTCTTATTCTCTTCAAGATCTTCACCTTTCTGGGTTCATATATAGCCAGCAAAAGAATAGGAATAATCTGTTTGGACATGTAGAGAACTCTAAATCTTAGAGATTAGATTGAGTAAAGAAATCACTGAAGTTACGTACGTACCCTTCGGACGAGGTGAGAACTGACGAGGCATTTGGCACTCCAGAGAGGATCATTGAGATCAGCTCCATGTCGTTCCAGCTCCGTCGCAAACCCGCCGTCCAGAACGGCACAGCCACTGCACTTCTCCAGAAAATCGCTCTTGAACGACGACGTTTTCACCTCGCTTCCCAAACCCATTTGTTTTCGTAGAGCTTAGCTTTGGTCAGATGGAGAGTGTAGGAGTAAAACAAGGTATAGGATACACAAACTTTGGCTGCTCTGAAACTGTTCGGTTTTGAAGGTGATGTATGAAATGCCACTTGCCTATGGCTACGTCTGCTGCAAACTGTTGATCAACCACCCCACTAGACCACTGCAAACTGTTCATTAAACAACTTCCGGGCATAATCCAAGTCCCCACATTCTGCATAGAAATGAATCAAAGAATTCCCAATAAACACATCTTCCTCCGAACCCATAATGGAGCTGAACCCCTTCATAGAAAGCCACAATCTTCAAGCACGCGCTCAATGCAATATCTGAACATAAAGCCCAATAGCCTCGTAACTAAGCCCAGGACCAGAGTAACCATTTTATCAGAGAATTGTACATGAACAATACaccctttgtttcttcttcttcttcttctttcgggCATAGTCTAAGCTTTCGAAGGTGCCCGTTTTGGCGCATGTGCTAATAAGCTTGGTGACATTAGAGGGTCTCTGGCTGAGGCCTTTCTTAGTGATGTGACAGTGAAGTTGCTTCATTTGGTTTATGGTTTTACAGTTTTTGAGTGACCCAGTTGGGGATGTGTCCTTGGCTATGGATTTGGGTTCGTTTTGATTAGCGGGAGCTATGAAACTTGGGGTGGCTAGACCAAAGGACTCAGCTAAAGCACTGCAGCCATGGTCGATGGGTCTGCAATGCTTCTATGAGAATATGAAGGGAATCGAGGTGGAGGTTCAGCATTCCTTTCATCGGTACAAAATGACATTTCTAACCCTTACGTTGCTATAATGAACAACTTTCAGTACAGGATGATACAAAAAATAGTTGCTCTAATGAATGCCATCGACTCTATAATTCCTATTAGTGAAATTGGACAGATATAAAGGCAACCCTAATTGGCTTCATTCAATAGAGATGGATGTATATATCTGAATCACAATGTAGCAGTAGATGCCTGGTTTTGATTTAAGGCTATCAAATCTAGGAAATgactagggaaaaaaaaacaataatattcAGATTTTCTTAGCAAATTAAGCACAATCATACTACAAAGAGAAGACATGGACACATATGATAAACCAGCTCTAAGGTATACAGCTCTTAAAGATGGTTTTAGTACAGCATGATATAAATATAAGAGATGGCatgatataaatataggttCGGCTCAAAACTACTCTTTAGTACAACATGATATAGAAGATAGTTTCTTTATCATGAATACAATTCTGAATGTCAGGGTGTAAGAATAGCTTCGACAAACATTCTTCACAGAGAGGATTAGAACAAGGAACAAATAGAAAGGAAAGTAATGTCGCAGATAAAGAGACCAAGCCACTAACTTATGTTGTGACTGAACAAACTGAACTCTGTAGTGCTAGATTATGATTGGTACTCCATTCTGGACATAGGCATTCATTTGAGAAAATTAACCGACTAAATCTGCATCATCGAATGCCTTTGGTAAATTGGTACTCCATTCAGTAAATGATGTAGAACATTTAAAGAGACAACCGTTTCTACACAACTGATCTTGTCGAACTTTGCTTCAAAAGTTACTTTCCATGAGATTGCTGCCGACTTAATATGACTTGCACAACGGACTCTACACAGCCGTATGTCGTCCTTtctggtattcagacaacatgcaTATTAATGCTAGCGCTTGTCTAAATtggattcagacaacagtttcgcGATGTCGTCTGATACCTGCATCAGATGGCAGGAGTATTAACAACAGTAATTTTCactatcagacgacagtgaaaaactgtcgtctgattcttttttggcatagtgtaggAGGCACGGGGCTCAGACTTTTACTTCCGCCGCCTCAACTATAGAGGCTCAGCGGTGGCTTGATaggatggagagagttttctcccagATGGAGCTTCCAGAGGACAGGAAAGTGAATTTGGCAGTACAGTTCCTCGAGGATACCGCCAGGCATTGGTGTACTGGTGTTGTCAATGACCCTACAAATGCTGGCCCAATG belongs to Rosa chinensis cultivar Old Blush chromosome 4, RchiOBHm-V2, whole genome shotgun sequence and includes:
- the LOC112198595 gene encoding homocysteine S-methyltransferase 3, with product MGLGSEVKTSSFKSDFLEKCSGCAVLDGGFATELERHGADLNDPLWSAKCLVSSHLVRRVHLDYLDAGANIIITASYQATIQGFGAKGFSKEEAKPLVRKSVEIAIEAREIYYDKCTKGSWAFVDTGKPSRHPVLVAASVGSYEAYLADGSEYSGNYGDAVTLETLKDFHRERVQILANSGADLIAFVTTPNKLEAKAYAELLEEEAIDIPAWFTFASKDGINVVSGDSIFECASIANACKQVVAVGINCTPPRFIQGLISSIRKVTSKPIVIYPNSGETYDGQSKQWIPSSGQVDEEFADIVIDKWREAGASLFGGCYRTTPNTITAISKALSNKLVFCS